The Nitrospirota bacterium nucleotide sequence GCTGCTGCGCTGCTCCGGCACCCAGTTTGACGGAGAGATCGTCAAGGCATTTCTCCAGACTCCTGCCGGCAGAGGTGAATCGGTTGGATCTTAATGTCGGTGAGCAGATCTTTTTCCGGATAGCAAAAGACGGATTCCGGTACAGCGGCTCTATCGTGTCAGTCAATAACGCCGGTGTCGTGATCAGGGCCAACGACGAGGTGACCTGCGATGTGCGCAAGGGAGACCAGCTTATTATTTCTGCTCCTGAATCGGATTTTTATACGGAGGTCATGACCAGGGACAAGACCATGTTCAGCGTCAAGAGGCTCTGGTGTGACAGACGTGAATTTTTCAGAATCGACGATGTCTTCCCTGTTGACTGCAGGAAAGTTACGGATGCAGGCGCACCGAAGAAGCCTAAGCTGGTGGCAGGATTCGGCTCTGAGACCGGGACGCTCGAACTGCCGGAAGATGCCGTGCACCCCAAGCTCTGGAACATGCTGGTTGACATTAATACCAAGCTTGGGATAATCCTCGAGCGGCTGGATCTGCATAGAGAGGGATTTGCCCAGATCGAAAACAGACGGGTGAATCTGAGTGCAACCGGGCTGAAGGTGATTACACCAGAGAAGGCTGAGGTCGGCGACAACGTTGAAATAAAGATGCTTCTCCCTACCTATCCACCCATAGGGATACTTGCGTTTGGCCGCGTGGTGAGGGCCGTTAAGGCGGACAATGACGAATTTGAACTGGCGCTTCATTTTGATGAAATGGATGAGGATATCCGTGATGAGATTATTCAATATACGCTGAAGCGCCAGAGAGAGCTTATCCGGTCGCAAAGGCAAAAAGAGAAATAATGCTTGATGGACCGCACGAGCCTTATAGGAATATTCCTTGGTATTGTTGCGGTCATCGGCGGTAATTATCTTGAGGGCGGCAAAATCAGTTCCATTCTGCAGCCTACCGCAGCCCTGATTGTCTTTGGCGGTACTCTCGGCGCTACACTCCTGAGTTCTTCTACCCGCGATGTGCTCCATGCGATTATGGCACTCAAAGCTGTCTTTTATGAGAAGCCGGTCCATCCGCAGCAATTCATCGAAGATATTATCCGGTACTCGGACCTTGTGCGGAAGAACGGCCTTGTTGTCCTTGATCGTGAGATACCCCGCATAGAAGATCCTTATTTCAAAAGGGTTATGATGCTTGCGGTTGATCGTATGGCTGCCAAGACTCTGAAAGATACGTTTGATCAGGAGAACATGACCTACGAAGAAGAGAAGAGACGGGTTGCCAAAATATTTGATACTGCGGGCGGGTTTGCGCCAACGATCGGCATCCTGGGCGCTGTGCTGGGTCTTATGCAGGTGATGGAGAACCTTTCAGATCCCTCCAGGCTTGGTGCCGGCATTGCCGTAGCTTTTGTGGCCACGGTGTATGGTGTCGGTTCTGCAAACCTCCTGCTGATTCCGATCTCAAAAAAGCTGATCAACAGGCTAAATAACGAAATGGCATTGCGTGAAATGATCCTTGAAGGCGTGGTTGGCATCCAGTCGGGCATGAATCCCCACTATCTGCGGGAGAGGCTGGCAGGTTTTATCTCTGAGCATCAGAGGAAGGTCCAATAATGAGGAAAAGACGCGTTGAGGATCACGACAATCCGGACCGCTGGATTGTCTCCTATGCCGATTTTGTAACCCTTCTTTTTGCCTTCTTCACAACCATGTATGCCATCAGTCAGGTGGATTCAGGAAAGCTCAGGATGTTCACCGGTTCCATGAAATCTGCCTTTAAAACGGAAGATGCCAGGACCGTGAAACCGGTCATAGAAGGGATCGTGCCGGTTGCCCCTGAGACGCTATCGATAGAACAGGAACTGAGGTCCCGGGTTGAGCCATTACCGTCAAAGGAAGATATTGAGATCAGCCATGACGAGCGCGGTATCGTCCTCTCGATCGGGGACAATGTTCTGTTTGAAGCCGGCAAGGCAGGTCTTATGCAGGATGCGCATTCAACGCTTGGCGCTGTCGCTGCAGTCCTGAGAAAACTGCCGAACAAGGTAGTCATTGAGGGGCATACGGACAATATTCCCATAGCCGATTCCCGCGGCCGCTTTGCCTCAAACTGGGACCTTTCGACGGCCCGGGCAACGACTGTTCTGAGTTATCTTCTGGTTACCTATAATCTGCCGCCCGAGCGGTTTGCGGCAGCAGGGTACGCTGAGTTCAAACCAAAGGCAGCCAATGCCAGTCCTGAGGGAAGGGCAAAGAACCGCAGAGTTGACATTATTATACTGAGCAGTGGCAGATAGCATTTGAGCGTTACGAATGGAAAGCGGAGATAAGCAGATACCTATGACTGAACAAGTCCCATCAAGGATAGACAGCGATTTTGTCGAGAAGATCATCAGGAGTCAGGAGCACTGGCAGACTACGATTGATGCGGTCAGGGACTATATCTTCGTGATCGGCGGTGACCATATTATCAGGAAGGCGAATCTCTCTTTTGCAGAAAAATTTCAGAAGCATCCGAGAGAGATCATAGGGCTCAATGTGAATGAACTCCTCTGTTTTGAGATCCCGCAGCCTGAGACGCTTGCGACAGGGGCTGAGTCTGCGGAGAATATCATATCAAAAGAGATCACCATAAAAGAGAGCACCTTTGTGCTCAGCGTCTTCCCGGCGCGCTATGATGAAGAGATGGTATATGTCTACGTGATGAAAGACATCACCGAACTGATTGACCTCAAAAATAAGCTTTACTACACCTACAATCTTGCGTCTCTTGGCAGACTGGTTTCGGGCGTTGCCCATGAGTTGAATAACCCGCTGACCGGAATTCTCGGATATGCCGAACTGCTCGGCATGAAGCTGCAGGATGAGGCAGTAAAGAAGGATCTTGATAAGATTTACCGGTCAGCCGAACGGTGCAAGGTGATTATCGACAGCCTGCTCTGTTTTTCGCGGCAGCAGGCAACGCAGAGAAGCCTTGGCTATATCCATGACATTATCGACAAGACGGTCGAGCTGAGGGCCTACTGGCACAGGATACAGAACATGGAGCTTATCAGGGAGTACCAGGAGAATATGCCCCTTGCCTATCTCGATACGCAGCAGGTCCAGCAGGTGGTTCTAAACATCCTCATGAACGCTGAACAGGCAATAGCGGAGAGCGGAAGAAACGGCAGGATCGTTATCAATGTTTCATATGACAAGGGAAAAGAGAGAATTATGGTAAGTATCTCTGACAATGGCATAGGTATTCCCAAAGAGAATATGGCGAAGATCTTTGACCCCTTCTATACTACCAAGCCGGTGAACAAGGGAACCGGACTGGGGCTCTCCATATCGTATGGCATAGTGCTTGAGCATGGTGGTACGATACAGGTGCAGAGCACCGTAGGAGAAGGGACAACATTTACCATAGAATTTCCATTAAAATAGCAGTATGACGGTATGTAATTACGATATCAGCAGTAATGAGGGGTAATCCATGTTTGCAGGTATAGGTGTAGCACTGGTTCTGGCGGCAGTCATAGGCGGCTTTCTTATGGAAGGAGGCAACCTGCATGTCATGATTCAGCCTGCCGAATATGTCATTATTTTTGGTGCGGCATTAGGGGCATTTTTTATTGCCTCTCCCGGCAGTATTGTTCCGCTGGTCTTCAAGAGTGTGGGTTCAATCTTTGGCTCCGGAGCAATATCAAAGGCCCAGTATCTTGAGCTGCTTTCATTGATGAATACCATATTTTCGAAGATTCGCAAAGACGGGCTCATATCGATCGAGGCTGACATCGAAAATCCGAAGAAGAGCCCTCTTTTCAGCAAATACAAGTCAGTAATCGCCAACCACCATGCCCTTGATTTCATCTGCGATAACCTGAAGGTGATGATCACGACGAACATGCCTCCCCATGAACTCGAAAGCCTCATGGACGTCGATATCGGCGCACATCATCATGTCGAGATGATACCGTCGGAGAGCATTACCAAGGTTGCGGATGCGCTTCCCGGATTAGGTATTGTTGCCGCTGTTCTGGGTGTTGTGCTTACCATGGGAAAGATTGATCAGCCGCCTTCGGTGCTGGGCCACAGCATTGGCGCGGCACTGGTCGGGACCTTTCTCGGCGTGCTTGCCTGTTACGGTTTTGTCGGGCCTATTGCGACGAACCTCGAAAACCAGGCAAAGATAAAGGGAGTCTATTTTGAAGTTATCAAGGTCTCGCTGGTGGCCTTTGTGGGCGGCGCTGCTCCCCAGATGGCAGTAGAGCTTGGCAGAAGGGCCATATCAGGGCAGGACCGCCCCAGCTTTCTGGAACTCGAAAAGGGTATCCGCAAATAATGAAGGCCCAGAAAAATATCATCATCAAGAGGGTCAAGAAGGGTGGGCACGGCGGTCACCATGGCGGCAGCTGGAAGGTGGCGTATGCTGATTTCGTGACTGCGATGATGGCCTTCTTTCTGCTTCTGTGGCTTCTGAGCATGGTTTCACCCGAGAAGAGGGCAAGAGTCTCGACTTATTTCAAATCGTTCAATATCTTCGATAAGGCAGGAACTTCCATGATGCTTGACCAGCCAGGAGGTGCTGTTGGTGACTCAGGCGGCAGCTTTGGAAGGATGGATAAGTCTATGGGCAAAGGAGCTACCGATGATCCTCAGATCTATACTCCGGAAAAGTTCAAGGATAAGCTGAGGGGCGTAATAGAATCGAAGCTCGCTGATGTCAAGGATCAGGTGCTGGTCGATGTTTTTGAGGGTGGCGTGAGAATCCAGCTGACCGATAAGGAAGGAAAACTGATGTTCCCCCTGGGAGGAGCTGAACTGACGCCTGAGGCAAAGCGGATCTTGAAGGTGATAACAGAGAATTTTAATGATAATGAAAACAAAATAGCGATTGAGGGCCACACGGATGCTCTCAGCTATTCGTCAAACCGGTACACCAACTGGGAGCTGTCTACGGAACGGGCGTCTATTGCGCGGAAGGAACTTGAAAAAAATGGTTTAAATCCTGACAGACTGAGCAGAGTCGCGGGCTATGCCGCTACTGATCCGCTGATCAAGGACAATCCAAACGATCCCCGCAACCGGAGGATCAGTATAATTCTGCTTTATCCTGATCAAAAAAAGCCGGCAGCGGTTGTCAGCCCTGATGCGATTTCAACGCAGACGCCATCTCCGGCAACGGGTGGACGGTAGGGGATTCGAACCCCCGACTTCCCGCTGCTTTACCCTCTGGCAGGGGAACGTGGCGCTCTCCCAGCTGAGCTGACCGCCCATAGAGTAGTAACCGGTATCGGTGCGTAAACCATTCATTGTGTCAACGAATTCTTGACACGGTTTTTCTTAACCTCTTATAATCAATGCTCACTGTTTCCCGTATGCGCCTGTAGCTCAGTTGGATAGAGCAACTGCCTTCTAATCCGGCATCCCTCAACATTTACTACCTGAATTTCCTTTTGGTTATAATGGGTTATAGCATATTATTTTGAGGCGGTGGGAGTTTTGGCGTCATTGATACTGGTTCAACTGATAACCTGCGAAGCAAAGTCTCATAAATTTCTGTCGATTTTGAATTCTCCTTTCTGCGGCTTTAGTGCGCCGACGTTTTATCTGTTTCTTGTTCATGTTCTGAGTAAAACTCAGCTATCAGCCTCACTTCAAATCCTCCAGGAGCTTAATTGCATCACTAATGCTTCCTCTAATACTTTGCAAGTAATAATCGGTTGTGGTGGCCCGTTCATGCCCCAATAACTGCTGGATAGTCGTCAAGGGCGTTCCCTTGCTATCCAAGTAACTTGCTCCGAAGTGTCGGAATGCATGGAACGAAAATGGTTTAACCCCGGCATTCTCACAAACAGTCTTCAGCAACTTGCTCCGATAAACATAGGGCTTGTCTGTTTTCTTGTTCATAAAAACAAACTCTCCCCCTTGAGGTATTTGTTCAAGAGTTTCCCTGAGAACTGCGTTCATCGGTATCCTGATTTCCTTTAAGTCGCTGTTTCTCGCTTTTCTTGTCTTGAGGAGAAGATAGTCGGGAAAAACATCTTCCCATTTCAGGTGATTGACTGCGGATATCCTCCCCAGCGTGTGAATGACGATCAAAAGATACAGCCGATCCATTGGTTTTGCTGCTGACAGTACCGCTTTGATGTCATCAATGGATGGGATATACTTCCGCTTCTTTGAAACAGGAAATTTCTTGATCCGTTCCGTCGGATCATCGTTCCAGATTTCCCTTTCGATTCCGTGGCGGAATAAAGCCCGAATCATTTTAAGACAACTATTTGCATACTGGTAGCGTTTAGTCTCCCGTTTCTTTCTCTGAGGGTTCTCATAAAAACCCTCCGCAACCTTGTTCAAGAAACTTTCAACGTCCTGACGTGTTATTTCTTTTTTCTGTCCCCAAAGTTCGTTTACCTTATCAAGGAGACGCTTGTTTTCTTGGAACCAGCTATCAGTTCTCCTCGTTTCCAGTTCTTCGAGACGGCTCTGCATGAGCTTTAAAAAGGTCGTATTTATCCCCTTTATTTTTTTTCTTGCTTCTGCCTCTGCTATCTTTGCATCCTCCTCCGTTCTGAATCCTCCCTTGCGGAATCTCACTCCCAACTTCACAAAGTCGTACATCCATTTCTGGCGGTGTTTGTATAACGCCACGCTCTATCACCTCCTTTAATTTGTTAAATAACTGCTCCTTTTCAAAGCGCACAAGTGCGCCTATCTTAAAGCCTCCAAGTGCCTCGTAATGTTTATATACGAACCACCGGGACGACCTAAGAATAAGGGCGACCTCTTCAGCGGTTAATAATTCCACCGACTTTTTCCCAGAATGATAATTTTGCTGATGTTTTATCAGACAGGGCTTCTTTTAGCTGGTCTATCTCGCAAGTCTGCTTGTACAATTTTGCACTTATCATGTACATCTGTTTTTTGCATTCTTCGTTGCTGCAGTTTGTAAATGTTGGCATGTCGTCCCCATCCTTCTTCTTGGGGCGATCTTTGTCTACATCCTCGAATTCCGCTTCTACCATTTCTTCTTCACCCTCATACTGCCTGTAAGATTCATTTATTATTGAGTCACAAGGAGTATTGCAGTTATCTATCTCCTTGCATCCCCAACATTCGATACAGATTATCTGTCCGTTTCTCTTTATAATCATGTTCTTCTCCGTTATTAAAATGAGTTGATGTTGTTCAGCTCGCCCCTTAATAGGGGCGAGCTATTAGAAGTTAGTCCTTTGGAGAAACATCTCTCCTCCGTGCCAGGTTTGAGATATTCTCGTCTCCACCACACACGATTCCCATGACTTTGCTGCTTGCCGTACTTTCTTGTACAGCGGGATTTTTGCTCTGTATCCATGAGCATCAGCAGAGACCACCGGCCTGTGGTTCATAGTCCTTAGCCGGGAGGTAGGACCCAATAGGCTCCAAAACAAACCACTTCGATTTTGGAGCACTTTTGGGTTCCACCTTTTTGACGTCAAGCTGTTTGTAAAACGGTGGCCGAGGAGCCTTTGCAATACCTCTCTCCTTCGGTGTCCGATATGCCAGATGGTACTTTTCGAGATTCTGAAGTTCATCTGTTTTAAACCCCATTTCACGAGCCAGCAATTGAGCCTCACGATAGCCGACACGGAAAGACAACAGCGTCCCAACATTTGCCATGACGCGGGCGAGTTTTTCATCAATAGTCGCAAAGTCCTGCGTGGCCATGAGGCAGCTCAGCTTGAACTTGCGCCCCTCCTTCAGGATTGAAAGAAAATTAAAGTTGACGAAGTTATGAGCCTCATCGACATACATTGCAAGGGGTTTATACTCCCGAGGGCGATCATACATGAAATAGTTCTTGATTCCATGGCTGATAATATTGCCGACAAAAATCATCTTTTCACGTGACATCCCGAATCCGTCCAGTATGAAAGATTCACCTTTTTGAATCAGCTTTCCCCATTCGATTGAGTTGTTGCCGCAAATGATCGGCTGAATCCGTTCATCATTGATCAGGAAGTTGATACGATGGAGGATGCCCTCTCTTGTGACTCCATCTTCTTTCATGTTTAATATGCAGTCCCGGACATGAATGAGGCTTTTTCTGTTCCGTTGGAGACACCATTTGACAGCCTCATCTAATATTCCTCGCATTTTCACTGTCAAATTTTCGTTGCTTGTTGTCATCTTGATCACCTGGTTCAGTGCCTCGGCGATAATGTCGCTGATCTGGTTCGGGTTATAAGGGGCCTGCATAGGATTGAGCGAGAGCGGATGATCCAGAGAGCAGTAATTGGCATTGCCCTTTGAGATGGAATAGCATTTCTTAGCCAGATGGTCTGAGGACTCAATCAGAATCTTTGCAACAGGATACAAGCTGTCCTGATACCAGAATTGTTCAAATTCCGTGCTCTTACCAGTTCCGCTTTTACCCATCAGTAAGCCACCTGTATACCTGTCCTCACCATCAATATAGACGCGAAAAGAATCATTAAGACCAATTGTCAGCCTTTGAAGTTCCATGTCAGCTCCTGTTCATGTATGCTTCCATGTCCTTTGTCTTAATCTGTGATTCAAGTTCGGAGAGTTTGTTATCTATGTTCAACTGATTTATCTTTGCCTGCATCAATTCATCCTCCCTTTTCATCTTTAACCGCAGGGCTTCCTCTTCTGCATCCATTTTTCTTATGGTGGCCCGCGTCAATTCACCCTCAAGGTCATTTTTTGCCCGCATGATTTCCTCTTCAATACCCATCCTTTTTAGTGTTCCCTGTTTGATTTCGTTGTCCAGCATTACTCCCATAATTATTGCCTGCTCTTTCTTCTCCGCCAGAGTCATCATGGTTTTTTGATGCTCCATCTCGATAAGCTGGAGCTTAATCCTGTCACTGAATGTAGCCATTCTCTCAAATACATCCATCATGAGATTGAAACTCCTGGCCTGGTAATCCAATGCTTCAGCTTCGTACCGGGCTATTTCTGCAAAATCCTTCTGCCTCCCTTTGTGTAATTTGCGTGTGATTATATTCGCGTCCGGCGATATGCGTTTTGTCTGGGGAAGTAACATCTTCTGCATCATCATCTGCATGGGATTCATTCCTCCAAAATCCATTAACTCATTGTCCTTCTTCATCAGGTCGTTAAACATGGCGCTCTCCTTTCATTGCCAGGATTCTGGCGTTTTCGTTGTAGCTCTGAAACTGGATAAAGTTTGCATATGCTCTTTTCCTACCGATGGCGTCCCCGATAATGATGCCGAGGATGAAAGCCCCTGTTACCGCCGTAAACAACCACATGATGCCTCCTTTCTCCCCTGTATGGGGAAGCGTAAGTCGGTCTGTACATTGGCGCCGGATAATACCTCGGCACCGGCCTGGTTACTGGTCTATCGGCAAACCGGTCAACAGGTACTTCGACTACTCGTTGAACAGGCTTTTCGACTACCCTTTCCACTACCTTTTCAACTGGTTTTTCAATGAAGATTGGCTTCTCTACGATTCTTTCAATAACTCTTTCCTGAACAACCGGCTGCTGAATTGGCTGAGAAGTCGGCATCTTCTCCTTAACTGCCATGCCGACGGCGACGATCACAACGAGAAAGCAGATTGCTGCGACAATAGTTTTCATGAAATCTCCTCCAGAATTGATTTGAACGGTATGGTCCCCTCAATGAGGGTGTCTCCGGCGACAGCGATATGAAACTGGGGGATCTTAAAGTGAAATAGGTCAGACAGGAATTCGAGTGAACGATCCCAGTGTTTCCAAGTGTTCACCTTTTGCTGCAGATACTGCTCGGTCTCATTATTACAAACTTCGAGAATTAAGCAGAGCCCCTGGTTATCTTTAGTTATCAGGCAGATAGCATCTGGACGCAAGCCGATTTCAGAAATGCTTATTTCCCTGTGAATATGAGAATGGACTTTTGGAAGTTTAAGAAGATTGGTTAAAGCCCTGGTCAGAAGGCGGGCGTGTTCACCGAATTCAGAACGACAGTCGAGGGTGCGGTAGAAACCGTCTTTCCTCTCAATTGTTCCGAGGTCTGAGAGTTTGTTGGCTTGTTTTTGAAAGTTTACTCTGCCACTTTGAACAGTGGCATAAAGTCCGTGGGCATGAAGGATTTCACCTCCGCATAGAGCATCGGTTACTTTGAGAGACTGGACTACAGTTAGAACCTGCATGATGCCTCCTTTCGTATTATTAATATAAATATACGAAAGAAATATGCATAAGTCAACAAAATAATTTGCATAAATATGCAAAAAGAAATGTTTGAAAATAAAATAAAATAATGTCATAATTATCAAATGAGTTTTTCAGATATATATCCGCAAATCATTGCCAATTACAGTTATTACTCCCCCATACTCAAGAAGTTAGGGAGTTTTCATATTGGAAAGACGGTAAAGATAAACGATCTGGAAGTGCCGAGTGGGCTACTTCACAGGGCTTATGCGGATATGAAGGAGATGGATTTTAAGGGTAGGATTATAGACTACTTCTGCTGGGTATCCAGTGCCAATCTGATAGCTATGGTTAAGATAATCGTGGGGACGGGGAGTATTGCCGTATCGGACAAACACGAAATTACCAATCTCATACAAAATATCAATATGATAAAAAATAAGCACGGGGACACTTTTAATGCTGATGTAAATAACTTTATAAGGCTTTCATACAATAACCCAACCATGATAATCGAACTATGCACTAAATTAGACTATGTGCCCATAAGAGGATCAATTGAAAACCACTTGTTTTCCCTCTTCCATAGCGTTGAAGATATCCTTATTAAAGGAACAAAGCCCAAGTCTAAGAAATATGAGACACTTTTAGATGAATTGTATGGCCATATAACAAAGTTTGAAGAGATTTCAAAGAAACTGGGGACCTATGATACATTTCCTCAGCAAGCTTATGACTTATTAAGAAAGAAAGCGGAAAAGTATAACTACTCAGAAACTGATGTGGATTTTATTATTCATGAAGTTTTTAAGAGGGTGGGGATTAAAATGCCATCC carries:
- a CDS encoding OmpA family protein — translated: MKAQKNIIIKRVKKGGHGGHHGGSWKVAYADFVTAMMAFFLLLWLLSMVSPEKRARVSTYFKSFNIFDKAGTSMMLDQPGGAVGDSGGSFGRMDKSMGKGATDDPQIYTPEKFKDKLRGVIESKLADVKDQVLVDVFEGGVRIQLTDKEGKLMFPLGGAELTPEAKRILKVITENFNDNENKIAIEGHTDALSYSSNRYTNWELSTERASIARKELEKNGLNPDRLSRVAGYAATDPLIKDNPNDPRNRRISIILLYPDQKKPAAVVSPDAISTQTPSPATGGR
- a CDS encoding PilZ domain-containing protein, with amino-acid sequence MDLNVGEQIFFRIAKDGFRYSGSIVSVNNAGVVIRANDEVTCDVRKGDQLIISAPESDFYTEVMTRDKTMFSVKRLWCDRREFFRIDDVFPVDCRKVTDAGAPKKPKLVAGFGSETGTLELPEDAVHPKLWNMLVDINTKLGIILERLDLHREGFAQIENRRVNLSATGLKVITPEKAEVGDNVEIKMLLPTYPPIGILAFGRVVRAVKADNDEFELALHFDEMDEDIRDEIIQYTLKRQRELIRSQRQKEK
- the motA gene encoding flagellar motor stator protein MotA encodes the protein MFAGIGVALVLAAVIGGFLMEGGNLHVMIQPAEYVIIFGAALGAFFIASPGSIVPLVFKSVGSIFGSGAISKAQYLELLSLMNTIFSKIRKDGLISIEADIENPKKSPLFSKYKSVIANHHALDFICDNLKVMITTNMPPHELESLMDVDIGAHHHVEMIPSESITKVADALPGLGIVAAVLGVVLTMGKIDQPPSVLGHSIGAALVGTFLGVLACYGFVGPIATNLENQAKIKGVYFEVIKVSLVAFVGGAAPQMAVELGRRAISGQDRPSFLELEKGIRK
- a CDS encoding flagellar motor protein; its protein translation is MDRTSLIGIFLGIVAVIGGNYLEGGKISSILQPTAALIVFGGTLGATLLSSSTRDVLHAIMALKAVFYEKPVHPQQFIEDIIRYSDLVRKNGLVVLDREIPRIEDPYFKRVMMLAVDRMAAKTLKDTFDQENMTYEEEKRRVAKIFDTAGGFAPTIGILGAVLGLMQVMENLSDPSRLGAGIAVAFVATVYGVGSANLLLIPISKKLINRLNNEMALREMILEGVVGIQSGMNPHYLRERLAGFISEHQRKVQ
- a CDS encoding OmpA family protein; this translates as MRKRRVEDHDNPDRWIVSYADFVTLLFAFFTTMYAISQVDSGKLRMFTGSMKSAFKTEDARTVKPVIEGIVPVAPETLSIEQELRSRVEPLPSKEDIEISHDERGIVLSIGDNVLFEAGKAGLMQDAHSTLGAVAAVLRKLPNKVVIEGHTDNIPIADSRGRFASNWDLSTARATTVLSYLLVTYNLPPERFAAAGYAEFKPKAANASPEGRAKNRRVDIIILSSGR
- a CDS encoding tyrosine-type recombinase/integrase is translated as MALYKHRQKWMYDFVKLGVRFRKGGFRTEEDAKIAEAEARKKIKGINTTFLKLMQSRLEELETRRTDSWFQENKRLLDKVNELWGQKKEITRQDVESFLNKVAEGFYENPQRKKRETKRYQYANSCLKMIRALFRHGIEREIWNDDPTERIKKFPVSKKRKYIPSIDDIKAVLSAAKPMDRLYLLIVIHTLGRISAVNHLKWEDVFPDYLLLKTRKARNSDLKEIRIPMNAVLRETLEQIPQGGEFVFMNKKTDKPYVYRSKLLKTVCENAGVKPFSFHAFRHFGASYLDSKGTPLTTIQQLLGHERATTTDYYLQSIRGSISDAIKLLEDLK
- a CDS encoding PAS domain S-box protein translates to MTEQVPSRIDSDFVEKIIRSQEHWQTTIDAVRDYIFVIGGDHIIRKANLSFAEKFQKHPREIIGLNVNELLCFEIPQPETLATGAESAENIISKEITIKESTFVLSVFPARYDEEMVYVYVMKDITELIDLKNKLYYTYNLASLGRLVSGVAHELNNPLTGILGYAELLGMKLQDEAVKKDLDKIYRSAERCKVIIDSLLCFSRQQATQRSLGYIHDIIDKTVELRAYWHRIQNMELIREYQENMPLAYLDTQQVQQVVLNILMNAEQAIAESGRNGRIVINVSYDKGKERIMVSISDNGIGIPKENMAKIFDPFYTTKPVNKGTGLGLSISYGIVLEHGGTIQVQSTVGEGTTFTIEFPLK